From a region of the Gossypium raimondii isolate GPD5lz chromosome 10, ASM2569854v1, whole genome shotgun sequence genome:
- the LOC105778705 gene encoding zinc finger protein ZAT12, with amino-acid sequence MKRSFASEMENNLALANCLMLLSQGRNQYDHTIFNDTNNNNPTRVFECKTCNRQFASFQALGGHRASHKKPKLLDGGSTENQPPAKPKTHECSICGLEFSIGQALGGHMRRHRGGLSGNHHQYGPLSSSSSSQEMVTTPIVKKSNSRRVLCLDLNLTPLENDWELFKLGKAALPIDCFF; translated from the coding sequence ATGAAGAGAAGCTTTGCTAGTGAAATGGAGAACAATTTAGCTTTAGCAAATTGTTTGATGCTCCTTTCACAAGGAAGAAACCAATATGATCATACCATCTTCAACGATACCAACAACAATAACCCTACTAGGGTTTTCGAGTGCAAAACATGTAACCGACAGTTCGCTTCGTTCCAAGCTCTAGGTGGTCATCGAGCGAGCCACAAGAAACCCAAGTTGCTCGATGGCGGGTCAACAGAGAACCAACCACCGGCGAAGCCTAAGACGCACGAGTGTTCGATCTGCGGGCTCGAGTTCTCGATCGGACAAGCCTTGGGAGGACATATGAGGAGGCATAGGGGTGGTTTGAGTGGAAACCACCATCAATATGGACCTTTGAGTTCTTCTTCCTCGTCTCAAGAGATGGTGACGACACCAATTGTGAAGAAATCGAATAGCAGAAGGGTTTTGTGCTTGGATTTGAACTTGACTCCATTGGAGAATGACTGGGAATTGTTTAAGCTTGGCAAAGCAGCTCTACCAATAGATTGTTTCTTCTAA
- the LOC128034019 gene encoding uncharacterized mitochondrial protein AtMg00810-like produces MKELGQLKHFLGIKVDYSQEGIFLHQQKYSKDLLKKFGMLKCKPILTPMEPNAKICAHEGKDLEDATMYQQLVGSLIYLTLIRPDISFAVGVISRYMQHPKKPYLEVVRRILRYVKNTFGYGIMYKRGRGCKLVGYCDADYAGDHDTRHSTTGYVFMLGSRAISWCSKRQPTMSLSTTEAEY; encoded by the coding sequence ATGAAAGAACTTGGACAACTCAAGCATTTTCTTGGTATAAAGGTCGATTATTCTCAAGAAGGAATATTTCTTCATCAGCAAAAGTATTCCAAAGATTTGCTGAAGAAGTTTGGAATGCTTAAGTGTAAGCCAATCTTGACGCCAATGGAGCCAAATGCCAAAATATGTGCTCATGAAGGGAAAGATTTAGAAGATGCTACAATGTACCAGCAGTTAGTGGGAAGTCTTATCTACTTAACTTTAATAAGACCAGATATTTCTTTTGCAGTTGGTGTGATAAGTAGGTACATGCAACATCCGAAGAAGCCTTATTTGGAAGTAGTTCGTCGAATTCTGAGATATGTGAAAAATACGTTTGGCTATGGTATTATGTACAAAAGAGGTAGAGGTTGTAAACTAGTTGGCTATTGTGATGCTGACTATGCAGGTGACCATGATACTCGACACTCAACTACCGGGTATGTTTTCATGCTTGGGTCGAGAGCAATTTCTTGGTGTAGCAAAAGACAACCAACAATGTCTTTGTCAACCACCGAAGCGGAGTACTGA